aaccccggagaatccctagcaaaaagccaggatcgggcagctagtgGGACCAGCAAAAGGCCAAGCAGGCcgccgacaagcagtaagacttaacacacattCTGGGATCAGGGATGtcctttttaactcctaaactcatagcgttagtttactttcattagctcttctatgccgaataataataattgtataattattaaaactacctagaggtctggagactctaggattataacaactccggtggtgcccttaacgaggaataaaatttgattttatgaatattaaaattcataattgggtatcaattctcataaatttattaaattgcataactaaattttAGGTTTGCTACAATACAGACATTTAGAAATGTCTATTTCTCAACttaaacaaagttaaacaagaaacaataactagtaaaacagatgtaaaacagaacaagggcaaatatatatataaagagcAAATATTTGCCCAATGGCATCATgactagttgaatattaaatccagctgtttcatttctgtgggttgtttttattcctccaTTCAGAAAAAGCCTCTCCATCGGTCTCTAATGTGTTAACGCTCAGTGCTAACTGataaataatcatattgttccaCATTTAATGATTTACTAAAGCACGTCAAAATTTTTTAATGTCCCggcccatccaggctgtgattggtcggtcaGCAAAAAGAGACACTGACGAGCTCATCGGCTCTGTGAAAAggtgaacatgttgaacaactaAAGGCAAAGATACAGCTGACGTTAAATGGCagcgagccaaacccaaaccctgatcttctcccagttttctGTCTGACCTTCAGCTGCTGCCGACGTCTCTCTGTCGctgtcacagagcgaccggAGCACCggtccattcattcattcaagaccattcattctgaccaaatcccaAACCTGCCGGACTCTCCACCATGCTTCATTCTTGTTCCTCTCTCCAGCCCTTCGGTGAACAACCTGCTGCAGATATTTCACATGTGTACTCCTCAGTCCAGAGCTCCTGCTGATGTTTTCTGCTCCCAGTTCCTGTCTTTCCTGCAGAGATGAGTCTCTTAGCCTTGGTCCTGACGGTGTAACAGGGTCCCACTGTGTCCTGATGGTGTAATAGGGTCCCACTGTGTCCTGATTGTGGACCAGGATCCCACCGTGTCCTAACAGTGGACCAGGGTCCCACTGTGTCCTGATCATTGACCAGGGTCCCACTGTGTCCTGATTGTGGACCATGGTCCCACTGTGTCCTGATGGTGTAATAGGGTCCCACTGTGTCCTGATCATGGACCGGGGTCCCACTGTGCCCTGATTGTGGACCAGGATCCCACCGTGCCCTGATTGTGGACCAGGATCCCACCGTGCCCTGATTGTGGACCAGGATCCCACCGTGTCCTGACAGTGGACAAGGGTCCCACTGTGTTCTGATGGTGTAACAGGGTCCCACTGTGTCCTGATTGTGGACCAGGATCCCACTGTGTCCTGATGGTGGACCAGGGTCTCCCTGTTTCTGTGTCTAAGGTCCTCAGTTTGGGCCTGTCTACCTCAAAACATCTCCCGGAGAGACCCTGCTGATGCGGTACTACCTTTTGTCTTAGTCTTGCCGTGGTGTCTGACTGACAAACTGTCTTCAgcaccttgttagctgagtcTGGCTGTTCCTCACCAGCTATTTCCTGTAAATTACTcaacctctgtctaaacactacctatttccagtacaacggaggattctacagacaaaagcatggctgtgccatgggttCACCAGTGTCACCTATTGTGGttaacatctacatggaagaagtggagggtAAAGCCCttaactccttcagaggaacagcaccgagccactggtacacaAGCTAGGGGAACAAAAActcatggctcaacacagaagggccaactcctcaggtcaagactctgcagtttatttacatctgaaggacagaggacactcgtttgaggatcaacagctgcacattttagacagagaagatggatggtttgaaggAAGTGTCAgagaagccatctacacccgggttgagaagccgtcgttGAACAAAGGAGGGGGTGGGGAGAAGATTCCAaagatggtcgttcagacttggccatgggtggctctaacgaccatgatgactgtcgttaccacagccaggaacactaacgaaccagcggtaacggcgatcctagctaacgatcccagaggttaaatagctgagtttccctagtcagtcagaactgaagaagtgtCATGGATGAGAGATAAaacttctagtatcttcaaccaagtccagttgcccttgacctcaaactttgttggataactatgacctggatgactgagaaccttcacagacatcccttagttatgctgctataggcctagactgtcgggggacttcccatgatgcaccgAGCTCCTCTCTACTCCTCAGAGTACAgtaagagtacagtctagacctctACATGAAAAGTGACATGAGATAACTTGTGTTATGAACTGGAGCTATctcaataaaattgaattaatcaggtttattgtggttaaaggtttttaataaatattgaaATACAATCAAACGGGTAACATTGTGTACAAAGATACAGTTTGTGTGTTACAGTCTGAGCTGCAGAAACAAGATTTAAGATTTATTTGTACCAATTTctctccaaaacacattttaagtaCATTGATTTAAATACAACTTGATTTTTATCTGAACTGTGAAGTGAAAGGTTATCATGGTTAAGGGCAGGGGCACGGCAGGTCAGGGCGTGAAAGGTTAGGGTGGGGCAGGGAAGGGCAGGTTAGGGTGGGGGAGAGCGTGGCAGGGAAGGGCAGGGCGGGTCAGGGCGcggcagggcagggcagggcgGAGCAGGGTAGGGCAGGTTAGGGTGGGGGAGAGCGCGGCAGGGAAGGGCAGGGAAGGGCAGGGCGGGTCAGGGTGTGGCNNNNNNNNNNNNNNNNNNNNNNNNNNNNNNNNNNNNNNNNNNNNNNNNNNNNNNNNNNNNNNNNNNNNNNNNNNNNNNNNNNNNNNNNNNNNNNNNNNNNGGGCAGGGCGGAGCAGGGTAGGGCAGGTTAGGGTGGGGGAGAGCGCGGCAGGGAAGGGCAGGGAAGGGCAGGGCGGGTCAGGGTGTGGCAGGGAAGGGAAAGGCAGGGCAGGGCGGAGCAGGGTAGGGCAGGTTAGGGTGGGGGAGAGCGCGGCAGGGAAGGGCAGGGAAGGGCAGGGCGGGTCAGGGTGTGGCAGGGAAGGGAAAGGCAGGGCAGGGCGGAGCAGGGTAGGGCAGGTTAGGGTGGGGGAGAGCGCGGCAGGGAAGGGCAGGGAAGGGCAGGGCGGGTCAGGGTGTGGCAGGGAAGGGAAAGGCAGGGCAGGGCGGAGCAGGGTAGGGCAGGTTAGGGTGGGGGAGAGCGCGGCAGGGAAGGGCAGGGAAGGGCAGGGCGGGTCAGGGTGTGGCAGGGAAGGGAAAGGCAGGGCAGGGCGGAGCAGGGTAGGGCAGGTTAGGGTGGGGGAGAGCGCGGCAGGGAAGGGCAGGGAAGGGCAGGGCGGGTCAGGGTGTGGCAGGGAAGGGAAAGGCAGGGCAGGGCGGAGCAGGGTAGGGCAGGTTAGGGTGGGGGAGAGCGCGGCAGGGAAGGGCAGGGAAGGGCAGGGCGGGTCAGGGTGTGGCAGGGAAGGGAAaggcagggcagggcagggcgGAGCAGGGTAGGGCAGGTTAGGGTGGGGGAGAGCGCGGCAGGGAAGGGCAGGGAAGGGCAGGGCGGGTCAGGGTGTGGCAGGGAAGGGAAAGGCAGGGCAGGGCGGAGCAGGGTAGGGCAGGGTAGGGTGGGGGAGAGCGCGGCAGGGAAGGGCAGGGAAGGGCAGGGCGGGTCAGGGTGTGGCAGGGAAGGGCAGGGAAGGGCAGGGCGGGTCAGGGTGTGGCAGGGAAGGGAAAGGCAGGGCAGGGAGTAAAGAGACTTATTTTGGTGATCCTCCTGACTGTCCTCTGCTGGACGGATCTGCTTCTGTCTGTCAACAAAGAAGTCTTGTACATTCCtgtcactgttttatttaatcaacTCTTTGGatttatgaatgaatattaattatattataattaacaGTTGGTGATGAATAcatcatactgtacatactcatGTTTCTATGGCAACTTGATTGTGATGTAAAAATGCTGTATTCACGTCATGTGTTTCCATGAAACACCCAAACATGGACGCCTCACGTCAGACGAAGTCCTTCAAGGTGATTCAATACTCATTTCTATCCATTTCAGTATCATTGTAAATCTATACTGACCATGCGCAGTAATTTCAACAAAGCACTTTCATGTCATGAACAATACAAATAATCTGAAATAAGACCATCTGCCATATATAaggattattacagtaaaagcagcaaattaaaCTCTGTGTTTAAAGTGTTCAGAGAGAACAACGTGCAGACACTTTTAGAGACTTGAGAGGGCATAAACAGATCCATATTCTCCTGGCAGCACGAACAGAGGGAAAGATGACAGCTGAAAATGTTTCAGCTAGTTCAGCTGAAAGCTAAGTAGCTTAGCAGGGTGGCAGTAACTACCATTTCAGCTTTGGCTAGTGGAATTCATGTGATTTGGTGTGACTTTTGAATCAAGtgtaaatgttcaataaatgttaatattgACAGTATATTTAATCACTATCAACaataataaatctaaataaattcAAGAAACTATGAAGCTGGaaaaacagtttgtttgtgtctgttttcacCTGAAGAATATCTAAAGGCAGAACGCAGATTGAAATTTGTGTATTCTAGCTCTCAGGTAGAGAGGGCAGAAACAGTGCTTTCCCTTCATTACCTTCGAGCCAGTTCAACAGCTCCCTGCAGAGAAGTTCAGGTTTCAGCTGAAAGCTCAGGATGATTTTGGGTTTGAGCTCTGGAGAGGAAATAGAgacatcaaacaaacaacaacagtgtgTTGGCATGGTGATACGTCAGCCTGTCATGCATGTTCCCATGATGCTTTGTGtcaagattttaaaatgtgatgattATATGCAATCGTGAGTTGTGGTTATGTGACGCTGATAATAGTGTTTACAAATGTCTTAAACGTGGAAACAAGCAACCAATCAGGTGTGAGTGTCTCCCAGCCATGAACCAATCAGGTGTGAGTGTCTCCCAGCAGTGACTCAATCAGGTGTGAGTGTCTCCCAGCCATGAACCAATCAGGTGTGAGTGTCTCCCAGCAGTGACCCAATCAGGTGTGAGTGTCTCCCAGCAGTGACCCAATCAGGTGTGAGTGTCTCCCAGCCATGAACCAATCAGGTGTGAGCATGTCCCAGTAGTGATCCAATCAGTGACAGTGagaacaaacatttgctggtcaGGTAAAAACCACCGTGACACCCAGTGCTTTGCGCCTTTCACAGTTCCCATGATGCTTCACTCTGTAGCTCCAGCTGGTATTTAAAGACCTTTTTCACAGTTTCATGGTTTTCATTCAcattctaattattattttaactgtTCTGCTGGTTCTGTTCCAGTTTACCTTCAGCTTACTTTGTTCCGGTCCAGGCCTGGTCCGAGTGTGGCGAGGGGGCACAGAGCTCCGAGTCAGAGTCCGACTCCCCCTCTGCAATGTAGGGACGGACGTTGGCGCAGCGGGAGgtgccgcctcctcctcctcgtcctcctcctcggtGGTCTCCCAGGTCGGCGGAGGAGGAGTAGAAGTCGTTGTTGAGGAAGTCCAGGTTTTCTCTGGACTGGGAGATGGAGAAGCCACTGAAGGAGCGCTCCAGCTCCTCATGGTCTACAGACGGGATGGAGATGGATGTGTCGCTGTCCGGCTTCACCTCCTGTCCTCCTTCGGTCCCGCCAgtcccctctcctcttctctctggtCTCTCTGCCCCACCTCGGTCTCCGGTGCTGTGCCGGTTCGATCGGTTCCCGCCCTGCCTCTCTCCAGCCGGAGGAGGTGGGAGTCGAACCAGTGACCCGTCACCCACCGGACTTGGAGTTTTGCCTTGACTACGCTGGGGAGGTGGTGGGGCCTGCTGGTGGAGCTGGGAGCTGATTGGCTGCCAGGAGGTGGAGGGCGGGCAGGTGGGGGCATTGTAGTTCCTGTGTCCGGTGGAGCTGCTGGAACGGACCATCTTCGTCACAAAACGATTCTTCTCAACGTGGTCACCAGGCAACACCCTACACAACatgtaataaacatgttaacaacaagaaaacaacaacaatatggCAACATGTAAACACccaatcaacaacaacagcatgtaaaCAACAGGTCCTGGCTGATACTGGTTCTGTGGTTTCCCAGTAATAGTAGACTGACTGCAGGATCTTGGAAATGGACTGGCTCTTCTCCAGCTGATCCACCGGACTGTGGTAGGGCGGGGCAGGGTCCGGCTCCTTGGACCCAAAATAGGCGTCGGTCTCAGCCTGAGGGATTCCCATTCGCTGGATGTAGATGTTGACCAGGAAGTCCAACTTTCTCTCCATGGACAGGACCTGCAAGACCAGCGGAAGACCAAGAAGTGAGCAGGTTCAGATTTTCAGTGCTACTCTGCTCAAAGTATTTTCAGTGAGTGTCATTGGTTACCTGCTTCTCCACCTTCCCCAACCGTCCCATCATGCTAGGGTCCTCAGGAAGCTCCTCATTGGCTGCTTTGGGACGGTCCTTATCTGCGATTGGTGTTCCTCTGCCTACTATCTGATCCACCCTGCCAATCAGTAGACAGGTTGTTAAAAATACTAGCAGCGTACTACCACTAAGAATACTTTATAATAATACTTCCTTTAGTACATGTGTCTTTTTAAGAGATGCTGAAGCAACCTAAAATATACATGGCAGGGGTCAGAGGGCTTACCTTGACTGGAGGTTCTTGATGCGGGCCAGCATGTCTAGGTGTCCAGCTGAATACTGTTCAATCACATCCATGACATCATAAGGACGAAGACTCTCCTTAAACTTCCTCTTAGACACCATGAAACGCATGAtactgagagagggagagaaaacaggaagtcagctgtCATCCAACCTCTGATGGCTGGGAGCTCAGGTGGTCTCACGCTCTAACAGGTACCGATTGGGTTATCTAGTCTAGACTGGTCTCTGTAGATTCATCTCACAGACCTACAGAGTAtcctcagtttgtacatgttaacgatgagtcctccacgCACagcaaagttagtcatggagttccacaaggatctgtcctcggaccaatcctcttcactttatacatgcttcctttaggcaatattatcaggaaacactttgatcaggacatgtcgtttaatactcacattaagcaaatttcaaggaccgccttttttcacctacgtaattttgcgaaaatcaggaacatcctgtctaaaaatgatgcagaaaaactagtccatgcatttgttacttctaggctggattactgcaattccttattatcaggctgctcgaaaaagtccattaagactcttcagctgatccagaatgcttcagcacgtgttctgacaggaaccaggaaaagagatcatatttctcctgttttagcttctctgcattggcttccagtaaaatccagaatagaatttaaaatcattcttcttacctacaaagctcttaatggtcaggcaccatcttatcttaaagagctcatagtacctcaCTACcccagagcactgcactcccagaatgcagggttacttgtggttcctagagtctccaaaagtagactaggagccagagcgttcagctatcaagctcctctcctgtggaaccaggttccagtttgggttcaggaggcagacaccatcgcTAGTGCAATAGGATAACTTCTATTATGAAATGGGCCAATattaataaaactgaactgaattctGACACTGGGTCTGGACTGAAAGAATGAGATGCTGGATCACAGCAGCTGAAATGAGTTTCCTTGGTAGGGTGTCTGGATTCAGCGAGAAGGAGAACATCTGCTCCTTCATGTTGAAAGGACTCAACTGAGGTCGTTCAACATCAGGGTCTTTCCTTAGTAGGTATCCTGGAGACGTCCAACTGGAGGACAACACCGCAGAGCCCACCAGAACACAGTCACGTGACCTTGGGTGGCTATGGTTCAGGAGGTACAGCGGGTTGCCCACTAATCGGAAGATAGCGGTTGGAtcccccagctcctccagtctgcatgtcgaagtgtacttgggcaagatactgaacctcaGATTGCTCCCGATGACTGTGCCATCAGTGTCTGAATGTGTATGAacgggtgaatgtgatgtagtgtcagaagactagaaaggcgttTCGAGTCCAGACCGCTGTACCAAAACAAACCTGAACACCAACCAGCAGCTTGTTGATATGCAGCGACATCTGTGATTGTGCTTGATGAGATCCTGTAAAATGGAGCTAACTTCAGGTAGAGCTGTTTATTTACAGGTACTTCTTCCTTGGAGACACACAAGTGACATCATTGGTCGCTGACATTATCgccaatataaaaaaaaacgtgAAAACAGCTGGCAGCGACTGGATCTGAAGACTTCGATCAGACTCTTTACATATCACAGTCTGTATGACTTTATCTGTCAGCACCAACTGACCCAAACGGGATCAGACCTGGTCCAACTTGGTCCCATCAGTCATCACAAATCCCAATCATCATCGTTGATACGGTCCTAATGTGTGGCCACACCTTCAGTCTGCTGCTTAGTCACTTATCTTGGACCAGGACCAGGAGTGACAGAAAATGGGTGGATGGATCCAGAACACACTAATACTACACTTTTAGACATGCTGAGGGTTGCTGGTCTTCTTAGgaggttttggtttttgttttgtcattcaGAATCTGGTTCTGATACCAGACTGTATGAACTTCACAGAACTGATCCTGTTGGAGGAAGGAATGGAAAGATCTGAAGGTGAAACTTTAACTTCACATAATCAACAGGTGAGGAGCTGTAAGAAGACTAAACAACACTACTCTGCAGGACAGACACCAACAACAagcataataatgataataataataataaaatgatgttTAACAGCATGACAGTGGAGCTTTAGAGGCAGacaacagaaaacagtgaaaaccaTGGATCTAACTGGAGGTCAGACTGACGGCTCTTACCCAACAGCTGATGGTGGCCTTTGACCCTGGGGTGagcacaaataaatcaaaaacaaacaaaaaataacgtGAATAAAAAGCAGAATGAGTTCAGTACATAATAACCAGCAAATAAACTGAGTGAAGCGATGAATGATGAGCAGAtaaactgagaaataaaaatgattttctgaatgaaaataaacagaaacagttCGTACCAGATGGCTCTGATGGTGACCTTTAACCCCGGGGTCAGATCCTGAGGGACGAACTCACAGTGGCAGCTTTTGTTGTCGTCGGCCATATCTTCTCCTGGCAGGCTGGCCTCTGAAACAACATCAGGGTGTTTGAAGGACTGTGTCATTCAGCGCCCCCCTACCCCAGACTGCAGGTTACACAACATTTAACTGTGTAAGAACAGGAGGACCAGAGACCAGAAACAAGTCCAGCTAAGACATGTCCCGATCATGGCCACAATAACCTGTTAAGGGCCCCACTGACCACATTGTTTCCACTGCAGCCTCACAGCTGGACAGGGTTGCAGTGGAAAAGATATCATCATGGCAGAGCTAACGGGGACTGACCCGGTAAAACccctgaagaagaagaagatggttCAGTTTTactcatgttgtggggacataaatctgttttcacAGTCACATTGTGGGGACTCGCCGTCCTTTTGGGGACAAAACGCAGGTTCTcataatgttaattattaaagGTTAGAGTGGAGACTTGGTTTAAAGTTCGAAGGTTTGGTTAAGTTAAGTTTAGGGGGtacagggtatatacaggaatcctgaagtaaaattcaccTTTTCAAGActatttcaacatattttaagacttctgcgccactttgagctgtaaccgattaaatcagacacacaccttTAGAAGTgacattttggattttttaaaaggaattgaaatatatttagaacatatttattgcctatatgtcatcaggttgtaacgccacctaaAAATTGAAGCATaaaccaactttctcagttgccagTTAACAGTTAACAGTCTGTCCGGGCCaacagttttctatgtgaaggtcTGATTTTCTGTGTCTTAAATAAACTATGAGGTTTCTGTGCACAACGTTacattttgtgtcattttgtgttttagttggtttaaactagataatgtgagctttgcctgcagtgatgtgtgtgataactttcaccgtccacttgatcaatacaacaaaattcaaacagggcaggagggaacaaagatgaagagaataaactgagtgatgaataaataagtagTGTAGGCGCTGcagcacaggcacaacctggaggaggaactggtCTCAATGACTGGATTAGTATAATATtagaacattaaattaaaagtatattgttaatttaatagtaacgtgtaagtttgatattaatgtattcattatgttactatattcaatataatttcatataatagaatataactttccactagtataatattaattcaaattacagctgtttcagtttggggttgttttttattgctgCAGGCTACATGAgagtctccaaccttgattcTGATcaggctactaactcgtcaataatcagcACCGTTTATGCAGAACACCGAGTTCAAcgtttataaagtttgttgcagcacatcaaacttttttttaaaatcccgctccatccaggctgtgattgatctgttcacaaacagtgacactgacgagAACATCACTCCTTGAATgttccctgttgtcttctgtcttaccgatTCAGCTGCTGGCGGCGCATTTCGCTCTTGTTTTTGAGGAACGGGGATCTTCaagtggccacagagcgaccggGTTAATCCTGTTACTCCTGATcgccactccgactatgttttggacgatAGGATTGAGGGTCCAGCGCGTGGGAGATTACGTTGCTTGTACTCATAAATCATTTTCCGGTTCGCACggatctattttttggagcgcctaacgttacagaaacgAATCACACAGTCGGTACTCACTGCCTTTCGAGTATTTTTGGCTAAgatttactttttaatggccttaattttcacaaaattttaccttttaagacttttaaagACCCCGCAGTAACCCTTGAAGTAAGTGGGTTAGGAGGTTAGGAGAGTAATGGTAAAGGTAAGAAaatgaatgtaagtcaatgTAGTTATGAGGAAgtgaatgcattatgtcaatgagaggAACAACAGGATGTCTcagagtgtgtgtctctgtgtgtgtgtctctcagagtgtgtgtctctctgtgtgtgtctctctgtgtgtgtgtctctgtgtgtgtgtctctcagagtgtgtgtctctcagtgtgtgtgtctctgtgtgtgtgtctctcagagtgtgtgtctctaagtgtgtgtgtctctgtgtgtgtgtctctgtgtgtgtgtctctcagtgtgtgtctctcagtgtgtgtgtctctgtgtgtgtgtctctcagagtgtgtgtctctcagagtgtgtgtatctgtgtgtgtgtctctgtctctgtgtgtgtgtgtgtgtctctcagagtgtgtgtctctgtgtgtgtgtctctgtgtgtgtgtctctgtgtgtctgtgtctctgtgtgtgtctgtgtgtgtctgtgtgtgtgtctcagagtgtgtgtctcagagtgtgtgtctcagagtgtgtgtctctcagagtgtgtgtctctcagagtgtgtgtctcagagtgtgtgtctctcagtgtgtgtgtctctgtgtgtctctgtgtgtgtctcagtgtgtctctgtgtgtgtctctgtgtgtgtgtctcagtgtgtgtgtctctgtgtgtgtgtctctgtgtgtgtgtgtctctgtgtgtgtgtgtgtgtgtgtgtgtgtctctgtgtgtgtctctgtgtgtgtgtctctgtgtgtgtctctgtgtgtgtgtgtNNNNNNNNNNNNNNNNNNNNNNNNNNNNNNNNNNNNNNNNNNNNNNNNNNNNNNNNNNNNNNNNNNNNNNNNNNNNNNNNNNNNNNNNNNNNNNNNNNNNgtgtgtgtctctgtgtgtgtgtgtctgtgtgtgtgtctctgtgtgtgtgtctctgtgtctgtgtgtgtgtctctgtgtgtg
Above is a genomic segment from Micropterus dolomieu isolate WLL.071019.BEF.003 ecotype Adirondacks linkage group LG18, ASM2129224v1, whole genome shotgun sequence containing:
- the LOC123987208 gene encoding potassium voltage-gated channel subfamily KQT member 2-like isoform X3, with amino-acid sequence MQDEEFRQKSSPEASLPGEDMADDNKSCHCEFVPQDLTPGLKVTIRAICIMRFMVSKRKFKESLRPYDVMDVIEQYSAGHLDMLARIKNLQSRVDQIVGRGTPIADKDRPKAANEELPEDPSMMGRLGKVEKQVLSMERKLDFLVNIYIQRMGIPQAETDAYFGSKEPDPAPPYHSPVDQLEKSQSISKILQVLPGDHVEKNRFVTKMVRSSSSTGHRNYNAPTCPPSTSWQPISSQLHQQAPPPPQRSQGKTPSPVGDGSLVRLPPPPAGERQGGNRSNRHSTGDRGGAERPERRGEGTGGTEGGQEVKPDSDTSISIPSVDHEELERSFSGFSISQSRENLDFLNNDFYSSSADLGDHRGGGRGGGGGTSRCANVRPYIAEGESDSDSELCAPSPHSDQAWTGTK
- the LOC123987208 gene encoding potassium voltage-gated channel subfamily KQT member 2-like isoform X1, with amino-acid sequence MEPSLEDSPSKVPKSWSFGERSRTRQAFRIRGAASRQNSEVLIEMQDEEFRQKSSPEASLPGEDMADDNKSCHCEFVPQDLTPGLKVTIRAICIMRFMVSKRKFKESLRPYDVMDVIEQYSAGHLDMLARIKNLQSRVDQIVGRGTPIADKDRPKAANEELPEDPSMMGRLGKVEKQVLSMERKLDFLVNIYIQRMGIPQAETDAYFGSKEPDPAPPYHSPVDQLEKSQSISKILQVLPGDHVEKNRFVTKMVRSSSSTGHRNYNAPTCPPSTSWQPISSQLHQQAPPPPQRSQGKTPSPVGDGSLVRLPPPPAGERQGGNRSNRHSTGDRGGAERPERRGEGTGGTEGGQEVKPDSDTSISIPSVDHEELERSFSGFSISQSRENLDFLNNDFYSSSADLGDHRGGGRGGGGGTSRCANVRPYIAEGESDSDSELCAPSPHSDQAWTGTK
- the LOC123987208 gene encoding potassium voltage-gated channel subfamily KQT member 2-like isoform X2; protein product: MEPSLEDSPSKVPKSWSFGERSRTRQAFRIRGAASRQNSEEASLPGEDMADDNKSCHCEFVPQDLTPGLKVTIRAICIMRFMVSKRKFKESLRPYDVMDVIEQYSAGHLDMLARIKNLQSRVDQIVGRGTPIADKDRPKAANEELPEDPSMMGRLGKVEKQVLSMERKLDFLVNIYIQRMGIPQAETDAYFGSKEPDPAPPYHSPVDQLEKSQSISKILQVLPGDHVEKNRFVTKMVRSSSSTGHRNYNAPTCPPSTSWQPISSQLHQQAPPPPQRSQGKTPSPVGDGSLVRLPPPPAGERQGGNRSNRHSTGDRGGAERPERRGEGTGGTEGGQEVKPDSDTSISIPSVDHEELERSFSGFSISQSRENLDFLNNDFYSSSADLGDHRGGGRGGGGGTSRCANVRPYIAEGESDSDSELCAPSPHSDQAWTGTK